In Campylobacter mucosalis, a single window of DNA contains:
- a CDS encoding LPS-assembly protein LptD — MLRKILFLSIFCINLVANVQDVQLLADDVTRQGDIITANKNVVVYSQTYLVTADKAIYDQNSSIIELFGNVNMIKGANETSRSNYAKLNLKSNNSSFEALFMMNKELEVWLKSDESESDEEYYLTKRAVVSSCNVADPDWSISASTAMLNKQSKFLHLFHPVFSIGNVPIFYLPYFGFSTDTSRRTGLLPPEIGYGKSEGFYYKQPIYFAPYDQWDLELDPQIRTNRGSGVYGAFRFADSAYSKGEISFGSFSDSQKYRNKQASSNSNNQILKNKTHRGIGLKYERDRLIKALIGDDLQEGLYIEATKLNDIDYLNLRGRDNDFDSLVTSRLNYFLSSDKHYFGAYTKYYIDTQKLGKGVENKDTLQEYPSFQYHKFTDTLILPNLLYSVDLQSRNYTRKIGVKATQYEINAPLSLHIPLFDEALTFSFYEYLYATHIDYDNKLSYPNRGKDKSYDYINNYRKFALHTDLAKAYESFFHTVNFGGEYILPGYQKGNLDDEFYYDKNGVEYENFLKQEKTKEEARGYLTQYFYTDSGRKFLRHSISQGYYIDENEYSNLKNTIAVYPTENFMLYNKLEYSHQNRKIDKIQTGLTYTSDEFSTSLWHTLKRNDQAQKDNYLTTSASLRLPYQNTLYGSWQYDLERSYAKLWRVGISHTRKCWNYGIAYQREIEPTTTEAGSATKRTQGVYFTINFYPMGGIHYDYSVSNNISR; from the coding sequence ATGTTGCGTAAAATTTTATTTTTATCTATTTTTTGTATAAATTTGGTTGCCAATGTGCAAGATGTTCAGCTTTTAGCTGATGATGTTACAAGGCAGGGAGATATAATAACTGCAAATAAAAACGTTGTTGTGTATTCTCAAACCTATCTTGTTACGGCAGATAAGGCGATTTATGATCAAAACAGCTCGATTATTGAGCTATTTGGTAATGTCAATATGATAAAAGGTGCAAACGAAACATCACGCTCAAACTACGCAAAGCTAAATTTAAAGAGCAATAACAGTAGTTTTGAGGCTCTTTTTATGATGAATAAAGAGCTTGAAGTATGGCTAAAAAGCGATGAAAGCGAGTCTGATGAGGAGTATTACCTGACAAAAAGAGCTGTTGTTTCAAGCTGTAATGTCGCTGATCCTGATTGGAGCATAAGTGCAAGCACGGCTATGCTAAATAAGCAGAGCAAATTTTTACACCTTTTTCATCCAGTTTTTAGCATAGGAAATGTGCCGATATTTTACCTGCCATATTTTGGCTTTTCAACCGATACATCGCGTAGAACTGGGCTTTTGCCACCTGAGATAGGATATGGAAAATCAGAGGGATTTTACTACAAACAGCCTATATATTTTGCACCTTATGACCAGTGGGATTTAGAGCTTGATCCACAGATACGCACAAATCGTGGTTCTGGTGTTTATGGGGCTTTTAGGTTTGCTGACTCTGCTTACTCAAAAGGTGAAATTTCTTTTGGCTCTTTTAGCGATAGTCAAAAATACCGCAACAAACAGGCCAGTTCAAACTCAAATAATCAAATCTTAAAAAACAAAACCCACAGAGGTATTGGGCTAAAATATGAAAGAGATAGACTTATAAAGGCACTTATTGGTGATGATTTGCAAGAGGGTTTGTATATAGAAGCCACAAAGTTAAACGACATAGATTATCTAAATTTAAGAGGGCGAGATAATGATTTTGACTCGCTTGTAACATCAAGGCTAAACTACTTCTTAAGCAGTGATAAACACTACTTTGGAGCGTATACAAAATACTATATCGACACTCAAAAGTTGGGTAAAGGTGTTGAAAATAAAGATACCTTGCAAGAGTATCCAAGCTTTCAATATCATAAATTTACTGACACTTTAATACTGCCAAATTTGCTTTACTCTGTTGATTTGCAAAGTAGAAACTACACTAGAAAAATAGGCGTAAAAGCAACCCAGTATGAGATAAACGCACCACTGTCTTTGCATATACCGCTTTTTGATGAGGCTTTGACGTTCTCATTTTATGAGTATTTGTATGCAACTCATATAGACTATGATAACAAACTTTCTTATCCAAATAGGGGCAAAGATAAAAGCTATGATTATATAAACAACTACCGAAAATTCGCACTTCATACGGATTTGGCAAAAGCTTATGAGAGCTTTTTTCATACTGTAAATTTTGGTGGCGAATACATTTTGCCAGGCTATCAAAAGGGCAATTTAGACGATGAGTTTTACTATGATAAAAACGGCGTAGAGTATGAAAATTTCTTAAAACAAGAAAAGACAAAAGAGGAGGCGCGTGGCTATCTAACCCAGTATTTTTATACTGATAGCGGTAGAAAATTCCTAAGACACAGCATATCTCAAGGATATTACATAGATGAGAACGAATACTCAAATTTAAAAAACACAATTGCCGTGTATCCTACTGAAAATTTTATGCTTTATAATAAACTTGAATACTCTCATCAAAATAGGAAAATTGATAAGATTCAAACGGGACTAACATACACTAGCGATGAGTTTTCTACCAGCTTATGGCACACTCTAAAAAGAAATGACCAAGCGCAAAAAGATAACTATCTAACGACATCTGCTAGTCTAAGACTGCCGTATCAAAATACCCTTTATGGCAGTTGGCAGTATGATTTAGAGCGAAGTTATGCAAAGCTTTGGAGGGTTGGCATTAGTCATACTAGAAAGTGTTGGAATTACGGCATAGCATACCAAAGAGAGATAGAGCCGACGACAACTGAGGCGGGTTCTGCGACCAAGCGAACTCAAGGTGTGTATTTTACTATAAATTTCTATCCTATGGGTGGCATACATTATGACTACTCTGTTTCAAATAATATTAGCAGATGA
- a CDS encoding phosphoribosyltransferase family protein, with translation MIENTIKFKNQLDAATKLFEILPKKELLDRKTLVICPSLESVIMADELCLRLGLNYEMLFCEPIPAPNNAECNIAVVSETEEIVLNDALIRAFGISYDFVYGEAHRKYEEKILKNIYKFRKGNLIGKEKLDDRNILLVDEGCETGLTALVCIKTLINLGAKTISYATPVIAQDVAVVLGEIVDEIYAVDKIVNFIDVDSYYEEKLETTTECIMSILEDSPKYLPLQKQQQGDEE, from the coding sequence ATGATAGAAAATACGATAAAATTTAAAAACCAGCTTGACGCAGCCACAAAGTTATTTGAAATTTTGCCTAAAAAGGAGTTGCTAGATAGAAAAACTCTAGTGATTTGTCCATCTTTGGAGTCTGTTATTATGGCTGATGAGCTTTGCTTAAGGCTTGGTTTAAACTACGAAATGCTATTTTGTGAGCCTATACCAGCGCCAAACAATGCTGAGTGTAACATAGCAGTCGTAAGCGAAACAGAGGAGATAGTGCTAAATGACGCGTTAATAAGGGCATTTGGGATAAGCTATGACTTTGTTTACGGAGAGGCACACAGAAAATATGAGGAGAAAATTCTAAAAAATATATACAAATTTAGAAAAGGCAATCTAATAGGAAAAGAAAAACTTGATGATAGAAATATACTGCTAGTAGATGAGGGTTGTGAAACCGGACTTACTGCATTAGTTTGTATCAAAACACTAATAAATTTAGGCGCTAAAACCATAAGCTACGCAACGCCAGTCATAGCACAAGATGTTGCTGTGGTGCTTGGCGAGATTGTTGATGAAATTTATGCAGTAGATAAGATAGTAAATTTCATCGATGTTGATAGCTACTATGAAGAGAAGCTAGAAACCACCACCGAGTGCATAATGTCAATCTTAGAAGATAGCCCTAAATACTTACCACTACAAAAACAACAGCAAGGAGATGAAGAGTAA
- a CDS encoding universal stress protein, with protein sequence MVKKILFPIGAGDDVAPRIYGALLVAKWFKTHVDILTCQLDPSIVYNMKMTLRGGVLFEEFLKSAKAEIAEEHSKHKEYFDTSCKQLGIDVSDDLIEGKASASFLVRDGKRSAIVECESKFYDMVVAAVPLNGKITGTFESAVMKSGKNVVVIPRNLEKFEPNDILISWTGTPQSSRALTSSIPLLKQAKRVHCITSRASLGDDVEANKNGLEKYLKAHDINATFEVIDTTSIPGVALLKAATDGKFDLIVAGRHGENGLREMVLGGTSRFFLEHTHIPVFM encoded by the coding sequence ATGGTTAAAAAGATTCTTTTTCCAATAGGTGCTGGAGATGACGTAGCACCTAGAATTTATGGTGCTTTGCTTGTTGCAAAGTGGTTTAAAACTCACGTTGACATACTCACTTGTCAGCTTGATCCAAGCATTGTTTATAATATGAAAATGACGCTACGTGGTGGTGTTTTGTTTGAGGAATTTTTAAAATCTGCAAAGGCTGAGATAGCAGAGGAGCATAGTAAACACAAAGAGTATTTTGACACCTCTTGTAAACAGCTTGGAATTGATGTAAGCGATGATTTGATTGAGGGTAAGGCGAGTGCTAGTTTTTTAGTTAGAGATGGCAAAAGAAGTGCTATAGTTGAGTGCGAGAGCAAATTTTATGATATGGTCGTGGCTGCTGTTCCGCTAAATGGCAAGATAACGGGCACATTTGAGTCTGCTGTTATGAAAAGTGGCAAAAATGTTGTTGTCATACCGCGTAATTTAGAGAAATTTGAGCCAAATGACATACTCATAAGCTGGACTGGAACACCACAAAGCTCACGTGCCTTAACTAGCTCAATACCGCTTTTAAAACAGGCAAAAAGGGTTCATTGTATAACATCTCGTGCCTCTTTAGGGGATGATGTCGAGGCTAATAAAAATGGACTTGAAAAATACCTAAAAGCCCACGATATAAACGCTACTTTTGAGGTTATAGATACCACGTCTATACCTGGTGTTGCGCTTTTAAAGGCAGCAACGGACGGCAAATTTGATCTTATTGTAGCTGGTCGTCACGGCGAAAATGGGTTGCGTGAAATGGTTCTTGGTGGCACGTCAAGATTTTTCTTAGAGCATACGCATATACCGGTGTTTATGTAA
- a CDS encoding RDD family protein, producing the protein MSDVVKKLDYENIKLASIGKRSLAFLIDEIIIGSLFLAIYYDYFSQFGQYEEIVAAVSRLSLEYITIRTAYHTLFVWYYGATLGKMALKLACIEVSYLDKPNLGSSFLRAVMRNLSEWAFCLGFLWAFGNEARQTWHDKLAKTVVIDVA; encoded by the coding sequence ATGAGCGATGTTGTAAAAAAATTAGATTATGAAAACATTAAACTTGCAAGTATAGGCAAGAGATCTTTGGCATTTTTGATTGATGAAATTATTATAGGTTCTTTGTTTTTAGCGATTTACTACGACTATTTTTCGCAGTTTGGTCAATATGAAGAGATCGTCGCGGCGGTTTCTAGGCTTAGCCTTGAATATATAACGATACGAACCGCGTATCATACGCTATTTGTTTGGTATTATGGTGCCACGCTTGGCAAAATGGCGTTAAAACTTGCTTGTATTGAAGTTAGTTACCTTGATAAGCCAAATTTGGGTAGTAGTTTTCTTAGAGCTGTTATGAGAAATTTAAGCGAGTGGGCATTTTGTCTTGGGTTTTTATGGGCGTTTGGAAATGAAGCCAGGCAGACTTGGCACGATAAATTAGCAAAGACGGTTGTGATAGATGTTGCGTAA
- a CDS encoding polyribonucleotide nucleotidyltransferase — MQYSIEVNNQTQIFDLNKVAKQAAGAVLLRVKNTVILATVAREDTQVEEDFLPLTVQYLEKSYAAGRIPGGYVKRETKPGDFETLTARIIDRSLRPLFPKGYAYPTQIVVLVLSADPEVDLQVVSLNAASAALYLSDIPVNRPVCGVRVGYIDNKFVINPSNSELKQSGLDLYVAGTKDELLMIEMRSIAQAKEISMPMPVVDPVIDVAFADVATQSMNEFSEDLMIEAIDFASKAILRGSNAYEEAFGNHRKPDANLELKPEIENENIAVYIDKFYKNDVKNAINQMAKSERASELNKIAKQILDDDIAKDEGWDANVISNVLGKYKKRIVREQIINERVRADGRKLDEIRPISIETNILPNAHGSCLFTRGQTQALVVATLGTDSDAQMYDVLTEKGALSEKFMFNYNFPGFSVGEASPIKAPGRRELGHGNLAKRALSPSVEINSPYTIRLVSEILESNGSSSMASVCGGALALRAAGVDTPKLVAGIAMGLVFEGDKHAVLSDIMGLEDHDGDMDFKVAGTLDGITALQMDIKLGGISLEVLKEALEQAKRGRAHILNLMEQANANIQVNDDVLPKLELFSIDPSKIVDIIGQAGKTIKEIIEKFEVSIDLDREKGEVKIAGGAKKNVDAAKDYIIAITSKENSKFGKRHDKKDHKPKPTFNIGDEFEGVVKSVVDFGVFVELKDGVDGLLHISKVKTPLSVGERVRVVVAEQKGNKISLSLVE; from the coding sequence ATGCAATACAGCATAGAAGTAAATAACCAAACCCAAATTTTTGATTTAAACAAGGTTGCAAAACAGGCAGCAGGTGCCGTGCTTTTGCGTGTTAAAAACACCGTTATATTAGCCACCGTGGCACGTGAAGATACGCAGGTTGAGGAGGATTTTTTACCTTTAACCGTTCAGTATCTTGAGAAAAGTTACGCCGCAGGTAGAATTCCAGGCGGTTATGTAAAACGCGAAACAAAGCCTGGAGATTTTGAAACCCTAACCGCTCGTATCATCGATAGATCACTTAGACCGCTGTTTCCAAAAGGTTATGCTTACCCAACGCAAATTGTTGTGTTGGTGCTTTCAGCAGACCCTGAAGTTGATTTGCAAGTTGTTAGCCTAAATGCTGCAAGTGCGGCACTTTATCTTAGCGATATCCCTGTAAATCGCCCAGTTTGCGGTGTGAGAGTTGGATATATAGACAATAAATTTGTAATAAATCCAAGCAATAGTGAGCTAAAGCAGAGTGGACTTGATCTATATGTTGCTGGTACAAAAGATGAACTTTTAATGATAGAGATGAGAAGCATTGCACAAGCAAAAGAGATCTCAATGCCTATGCCAGTTGTAGATCCTGTGATAGACGTGGCTTTTGCTGATGTGGCTACACAAAGTATGAATGAGTTTAGTGAAGATCTTATGATAGAGGCGATAGATTTTGCGAGTAAGGCAATACTTCGTGGCTCAAATGCCTATGAAGAGGCGTTTGGCAATCATAGAAAACCTGATGCAAATTTGGAGCTAAAACCAGAAATAGAAAACGAAAATATCGCTGTTTATATCGATAAATTTTACAAAAATGATGTCAAAAACGCCATTAACCAAATGGCAAAAAGCGAACGTGCAAGTGAGCTAAATAAAATAGCAAAGCAAATTTTAGATGACGATATCGCCAAAGATGAGGGTTGGGACGCGAATGTCATATCAAACGTGCTTGGCAAGTATAAAAAACGTATTGTTAGAGAACAGATAATAAACGAAAGAGTTAGGGCTGACGGCAGAAAACTAGATGAAATTCGCCCTATTAGCATAGAGACAAACATTTTGCCAAACGCCCACGGAAGCTGTCTTTTTACTCGTGGTCAAACACAGGCGTTAGTCGTAGCCACACTTGGAACTGATAGCGACGCACAGATGTATGATGTGCTTACTGAAAAGGGTGCTTTGAGCGAGAAATTTATGTTTAATTACAACTTCCCTGGCTTTAGCGTTGGCGAGGCAAGTCCTATAAAGGCACCAGGCAGACGTGAGCTTGGACACGGAAATCTTGCTAAAAGAGCACTCTCTCCAAGCGTTGAGATAAACTCACCTTATACAATCCGCCTTGTTTCTGAAATTTTAGAAAGCAACGGCTCAAGCTCAATGGCTAGTGTTTGTGGTGGTGCTTTGGCACTTAGGGCGGCTGGTGTTGATACGCCAAAATTAGTAGCCGGTATAGCAATGGGTTTGGTGTTTGAGGGCGATAAACACGCTGTTTTAAGCGATATAATGGGACTTGAGGACCACGATGGCGATATGGACTTTAAAGTTGCAGGAACGCTTGATGGTATAACAGCACTTCAAATGGATATAAAGCTAGGCGGTATAAGTCTTGAGGTGTTAAAAGAGGCGTTAGAACAAGCAAAACGCGGTAGAGCTCATATTTTAAATTTAATGGAACAAGCAAATGCTAATATACAGGTAAATGACGATGTGTTGCCAAAACTAGAGCTATTTAGCATAGATCCAAGCAAGATAGTTGATATCATCGGACAAGCTGGCAAAACTATAAAAGAGATAATCGAAAAATTTGAAGTTTCAATTGATCTTGATAGAGAAAAGGGCGAGGTTAAAATCGCTGGAGGAGCCAAGAAAAACGTAGATGCAGCAAAGGATTATATCATCGCTATAACATCAAAAGAGAACAGTAAATTTGGCAAACGACACGATAAAAAAGATCACAAGCCAAAGCCAACGTTTAACATCGGCGACGAATTTGAAGGTGTTGTAAAAAGCGTGGTTGATTTTGGCGTGTTTGTAGAGCTAAAAGATGGCGTTGACGGGCTTCTTCATATCTCAAAAGTAAAGACACCACTAAGCGTTGGAGAGCGAGTTAGGGTTGTGGTAGCGGAGCAAAAAGGTAATAAAATTTCACTTTCTTTAGTTGAGTAA